One segment of Actinomycetota bacterium DNA contains the following:
- a CDS encoding GTP-binding protein yields MKLIIISGFLGSGKTTLLLGLVRLLTAGGEHKFVVLENEVGEISIDGALLQAEGLQVRELFSGCVCCQLAGDLVVTLREIAAALAPDAVILEASGLAKVESILETLDRYCREVDGVLVITLADLERHELYLEEPMPFVINQVSRADLVVLNKTDSGGEELVRALEERLAELNPRAGLIKASALHGSNLEQVAEKVGVWMRTTS; encoded by the coding sequence ATGAAACTGATCATCATCTCCGGGTTTCTCGGCTCCGGAAAGACCACCCTCCTGCTGGGGCTGGTGCGCCTGCTCACGGCGGGCGGGGAACACAAGTTCGTCGTCCTCGAGAACGAGGTGGGCGAGATAAGCATAGACGGCGCCCTGCTCCAGGCTGAGGGCCTGCAGGTGAGGGAGCTCTTCTCCGGCTGCGTCTGCTGCCAGCTAGCGGGCGACCTGGTGGTCACCCTGCGGGAGATCGCCGCCGCCCTCGCGCCCGACGCGGTCATCCTGGAGGCATCGGGGCTGGCCAAGGTGGAGAGTATCCTCGAGACCCTGGACAGGTACTGCCGCGAGGTGGACGGCGTGCTGGTCATCACCCTGGCGGACCTCGAGCGCCACGAGCTCTACCTGGAGGAGCCCATGCCCTTCGTCATCAACCAGGTCAGCCGCGCCGACCTGGTGGTGCTCAACAAGACCGACAGCGGGGGCGAAGAACTGGTGCGTGCCCTGGAGGAGAGACTGGCGGAGCTGAACCCCCGGGCCGGACTGATCAAGGCCTCGGCGCTGCACGGCAGCAACCTCGAGCAGGTGGCCGAGAAGGTGGGGGTATGGATGCGCACGACTTCGTGA
- a CDS encoding C-GCAxxG-C-C family protein, whose amino-acid sequence MAEKDGQAMVEDAARLAEDYERRCTGCAQSVVAGLLDALGIEDQNEGVFRAASGLADGIGLTGDGSCGALTGACMVFGLLYGRERKDHQDMIKPMRSYLMCKELHDDFTARYGSCRCFDIQEKLMGRTYNMYDPEQLQEAFKDGMMDHCSKVVGEAARKAAELILAEREKDAQD is encoded by the coding sequence ATGGCGGAAAAAGACGGCCAGGCCATGGTGGAGGATGCGGCGCGGCTCGCCGAGGATTATGAGCGCAGGTGCACGGGCTGCGCGCAATCCGTAGTGGCGGGGCTGCTGGATGCCCTGGGAATCGAGGACCAGAACGAAGGGGTTTTCCGCGCGGCCAGCGGGCTGGCGGACGGCATCGGCCTCACGGGTGACGGTTCCTGCGGCGCCCTCACCGGCGCCTGCATGGTCTTCGGCCTCCTGTACGGGCGGGAGCGCAAGGACCACCAGGACATGATAAAACCCATGCGGTCCTATCTCATGTGCAAGGAGCTGCACGACGATTTCACCGCGCGCTACGGGAGCTGCCGCTGCTTTGACATCCAGGAGAAGCTCATGGGGCGCACCTACAACATGTACGACCCCGAGCAACTCCAGGAAGCCTTCAAGGACGGCATGATGGACCACTGCTCGAAGGTAGTGGGCGAAGCGGCGCGCAAAGCGGCGGAGCTGATCCTCGCGGAGAGGGAGAAGGACGCCCAGGATTAG
- a CDS encoding FAD-binding oxidoreductase — protein sequence MQGDALYKDLAEAVGEENVSTEPGVLDGYAFQSFGNIGDSLPWIHRPVAVVLPSSVEEVQATVRACGRHGCRIKAFSTGWGAHGGPGGDGVVQLDLRRMDHILEIDEKNAYAVVEPYVICAQVQAEALKRGLNLHIIGAGCGTSPLASCTSMDGTGWTGLSTGYNCRNVLGVEWVLPDGEVLKLGSPGSGTGWFCGDGPGPSLRGIMRGLFGARGALGVFTKCAIKLYPWNGPPRPEIGGTLADLEAAIPDNFRIYMCLFPSFEAYADFAYGIADAEIGFMICKNSIGLVLSIFVPRLLKKLASARNLRNALGAAEHMFQFMIAANSPGELAYQDEVLQNIAASTGAVLIDLSLAPGFGGAVWWGLVRGALPPLSFRMGGMMGTSFGTCAAFDNCVNQSRAGAELKRAYIEQGKLYDDLADNAWGGIYESSGLYGHQEELILFDHRDPLHRRGVAEYGIEAAELMRDEHYGVGLGAFMLDAGARDGIFGASTWDYPSWQKKIKEAFDPEDLGDGRFYSAD from the coding sequence ATGCAGGGGGATGCCCTCTACAAGGACCTGGCGGAAGCGGTGGGAGAGGAGAACGTCTCCACCGAGCCGGGCGTCCTCGACGGCTACGCGTTCCAGAGCTTCGGCAACATCGGCGATTCCCTCCCCTGGATCCACCGGCCCGTGGCCGTGGTCCTGCCCTCCAGCGTCGAGGAGGTGCAGGCAACGGTGCGGGCGTGTGGCCGCCACGGGTGCAGGATCAAGGCCTTTTCGACGGGCTGGGGGGCGCACGGGGGACCGGGCGGGGACGGCGTCGTCCAGCTCGACCTGCGCCGCATGGACCACATCCTGGAGATCGACGAGAAGAACGCCTATGCGGTGGTGGAGCCGTACGTCATCTGCGCCCAGGTGCAGGCGGAGGCGCTCAAGAGGGGGCTCAACCTGCACATCATCGGCGCCGGCTGCGGCACCTCGCCCCTGGCCAGCTGTACCTCCATGGACGGCACGGGCTGGACGGGCCTCTCCACCGGCTACAACTGCCGCAACGTGCTCGGGGTGGAATGGGTGCTCCCCGACGGCGAGGTGCTCAAACTGGGGAGCCCCGGCAGCGGCACGGGGTGGTTCTGCGGGGACGGCCCGGGGCCCTCCCTGCGGGGGATCATGCGCGGACTCTTCGGGGCCCGCGGCGCCCTGGGGGTGTTCACCAAGTGCGCCATCAAGCTCTACCCTTGGAACGGGCCGCCGCGGCCCGAGATAGGGGGCACCCTGGCGGACCTCGAGGCCGCCATCCCCGACAACTTCAGGATATACATGTGCCTCTTCCCCTCCTTCGAGGCGTACGCGGACTTCGCCTACGGCATCGCGGACGCGGAGATAGGCTTCATGATCTGCAAGAACTCCATCGGGCTCGTCCTCTCCATATTCGTGCCCAGGCTGCTGAAGAAACTGGCGTCCGCGCGCAACCTGAGGAACGCGCTCGGCGCGGCCGAGCACATGTTCCAGTTCATGATCGCGGCGAACTCCCCCGGGGAGCTTGCTTACCAGGACGAGGTGCTGCAGAACATAGCGGCCTCCACCGGCGCCGTGCTGATCGACCTCAGCCTGGCGCCGGGCTTCGGAGGGGCGGTGTGGTGGGGCCTGGTTCGCGGTGCCCTGCCGCCGCTCTCCTTCCGCATGGGGGGGATGATGGGCACCTCCTTCGGGACCTGCGCCGCCTTCGACAACTGCGTCAACCAGTCCCGCGCCGGCGCCGAGCTGAAGCGCGCCTACATCGAGCAAGGCAAGCTATATGACGACCTCGCGGACAACGCCTGGGGAGGCATCTACGAGAGCAGCGGGCTCTACGGCCACCAGGAGGAGTTGATCCTCTTCGACCACCGCGACCCCCTCCACCGGAGAGGGGTGGCGGAGTACGGCATCGAGGCGGCCGAACTCATGCGGGACGAGCACTACGGCGTCGGACTGGGCGCCTTCATGCTGGACGCCGGGGCCCGGGACGGTATCTTCGGGGCGTCCACCTGGGACTATCCCTCCTGGCAGAAGAAGATCAAAGAAGCCTTCGACCCCGAAGACCTGGGGGACGGCCGCTTCTATTCCGCTGATTGA
- a CDS encoding ROK family protein: MAVIGIDLGGTKTAGMVLEGEDVVERIRLATDTSSQDSVIRGLLEMCGRLREKASAVGITVEAVGLGIAGFVDFERGVVTEAPNHPLRDAQVRDILEESFGLPVCVDNDANAAALAEARMGAGRGARYLVHLTLGTGIGGGIIIDGQVYRGALGAAAELGHMIVCGNGPACNCGAKGCLEAMVSGVAIHRRVEEMAAVGHESPLVKDLLAAPDVFSAEDVCRHADAGEGLAIEILEQAGWYLGIGIASLVNIFNPDAVTLSGGLLGCFHHMEKAMRTSFDANAIAISRDHARILAGTLGEDGGMLGAAILARENLGRS; encoded by the coding sequence TTGGCGGTCATCGGGATAGACCTGGGCGGGACCAAGACGGCGGGGATGGTGCTCGAGGGCGAGGACGTCGTGGAGAGGATCCGCCTGGCGACGGACACGAGTTCCCAGGACAGCGTGATACGGGGGCTCCTCGAGATGTGCGGGCGGCTGCGGGAGAAGGCTTCTGCCGTGGGTATCACCGTTGAAGCTGTGGGCCTGGGCATCGCCGGGTTCGTGGATTTCGAGCGCGGCGTGGTCACCGAGGCCCCCAACCACCCCCTGCGCGACGCCCAGGTCAGGGACATCCTGGAAGAGAGCTTCGGCCTGCCCGTCTGCGTGGACAACGACGCCAACGCGGCCGCCCTGGCCGAAGCGCGCATGGGAGCCGGCCGCGGCGCGCGCTACCTGGTCCACCTCACCCTGGGGACGGGGATCGGGGGCGGCATCATCATCGACGGGCAGGTCTACCGCGGCGCCCTGGGAGCAGCCGCCGAGCTGGGACACATGATCGTCTGCGGTAACGGCCCGGCCTGCAACTGCGGCGCAAAGGGTTGCCTGGAGGCCATGGTCTCCGGGGTCGCCATCCACCGCCGCGTGGAGGAAATGGCCGCCGTCGGGCACGAGTCACCCTTGGTGAAGGATCTCCTCGCCGCTCCCGATGTCTTCAGCGCCGAGGACGTCTGCCGCCACGCCGACGCGGGCGAGGGGCTGGCGATAGAGATCCTCGAGCAGGCTGGGTGGTACCTTGGAATCGGCATCGCCTCGCTGGTGAACATCTTCAACCCCGACGCGGTGACCCTCAGCGGCGGCCTGCTGGGCTGCTTCCACCACATGGAGAAGGCCATGCGCACCTCTTTCGATGCCAACGCCATCGCCATCAGCCGCGACCACGCGCGCATCCTCGCCGGCACCCTGGGGGAGGACGGCGGTATGCTGGGCGCGGCCATCCTCGCCCGTGAGAACCTGGGGCGGAGCTGA
- a CDS encoding HEAT repeat domain-containing protein: MTANHGEEGWAELRQRLESDDPETRQVAVRTLRNIGGSEAIELLIVCLQDEHDRVRWDAADALLAVGDDVVEPLLRSLDTEKNKYARAEAAGVLGRMKDARAIDALIECMKDDDGNVRWIARVALVEIGEPSALHLIDVLDDPGIRVRKRAQRTLVQMDEAAVNALIRSLDDDRLRVRQGALEALETIGEPAVLALLRTLETGSPRARWRAAEALGRIGDARAVAPLIRALHDSTLDVRWKAAEALGSIGDKRAVEALITALGDGEKYVRQGAARSLGKLGDAAAIEPLSRATEDGDPDVREAAAKSLKRLRFSI; the protein is encoded by the coding sequence ATGACCGCGAACCACGGAGAAGAAGGATGGGCCGAACTGAGACAGAGGCTCGAAAGCGACGATCCCGAAACGAGGCAGGTTGCCGTGAGGACCCTTCGGAACATAGGGGGCAGTGAGGCCATAGAACTGCTGATAGTATGCCTGCAGGACGAACATGACCGTGTGAGATGGGACGCGGCCGACGCCCTGCTCGCCGTCGGCGATGACGTGGTGGAACCGCTGCTGCGATCGCTGGACACGGAGAAGAACAAGTACGCCCGGGCCGAGGCGGCGGGGGTCCTGGGCAGGATGAAGGACGCGAGGGCGATAGACGCCCTGATCGAGTGCATGAAGGACGATGACGGCAACGTGCGCTGGATCGCCAGGGTGGCACTCGTCGAGATCGGGGAGCCGTCCGCCCTGCACCTCATCGACGTGCTGGACGACCCCGGCATACGCGTGCGCAAGCGCGCCCAGAGGACGCTGGTGCAGATGGACGAAGCCGCCGTCAACGCCCTGATAAGGTCGCTGGACGATGACAGGCTGCGCGTGCGGCAGGGCGCCCTGGAGGCCCTGGAGACCATCGGCGAGCCGGCGGTACTGGCCCTCCTGAGGACCCTGGAGACGGGCAGCCCGCGCGCCCGCTGGAGGGCCGCGGAAGCCCTGGGGAGGATAGGCGACGCGAGGGCGGTCGCACCCCTCATCCGGGCGCTGCACGACAGCACCCTCGATGTCAGGTGGAAGGCCGCGGAAGCCCTGGGGTCCATCGGGGACAAGCGGGCGGTGGAAGCGCTCATCACCGCCTTGGGCGACGGTGAGAAATACGTGCGACAGGGAGCGGCGAGGTCCCTGGGAAAACTGGGAGACGCGGCGGCCATAGAGCCCCTTTCCCGCGCCACGGAGGACGGCGATCCCGACGTAAGGGAAGCGGCGGCGAAGTCGCTCAAGCGGTTGAGGTTCTCCATCTGA
- a CDS encoding GntR family transcriptional regulator, whose translation MNKRLEIDTDSFTPAYFQLAQILHREIMDGSLRSGDRVPSENELSEEYGLSRMTARKAIGLLAEKGVVRREKGRGTFVSRPRTEGGLFHIPDFHNEMRMQGLSSDVRLLGVRVVQAGKVPAAMLGVRKGEKVIYLERVLEGGGEPLVLDRKYLLLSSSQPLLESELGHGSTADLFADIPEMAPVRADLKLSATTLSTREAQQLGGRKGAPAFCMEQVIFAANDKRVIWGWLIFRGDKFSFESSSLLL comes from the coding sequence TTGAACAAGCGGCTCGAAATAGACACGGATTCCTTCACCCCCGCTTACTTCCAGCTCGCCCAGATCCTGCACCGGGAGATCATGGACGGCAGCCTGCGCTCCGGTGACCGCGTGCCCAGCGAGAACGAGCTGAGCGAGGAGTACGGGCTGAGCCGCATGACCGCCCGCAAGGCCATCGGCCTGCTGGCGGAGAAGGGCGTGGTGCGCAGGGAGAAAGGCAGGGGGACCTTCGTCAGCCGGCCGCGCACGGAAGGCGGACTCTTCCACATCCCCGACTTCCATAACGAGATGAGGATGCAGGGGCTTTCAAGCGACGTCAGGCTCCTGGGGGTGAGGGTGGTCCAGGCTGGCAAGGTCCCCGCCGCCATGTTGGGGGTGAGGAAGGGCGAGAAGGTCATCTACCTGGAGAGGGTGCTCGAGGGAGGGGGGGAACCCCTGGTGCTCGACCGCAAATACTTGCTGCTCTCCAGTTCGCAGCCCCTGCTCGAGTCCGAGTTGGGCCACGGCTCTACCGCGGACCTCTTCGCGGACATCCCGGAGATGGCCCCGGTGCGGGCCGACCTAAAACTCTCCGCCACCACCCTTTCGACCCGCGAGGCCCAACAGCTGGGCGGCAGGAAGGGAGCGCCGGCTTTCTGCATGGAACAGGTGATCTTCGCCGCCAATGACAAGCGGGTCATCTGGGGATGGCTGATATTTCGCGGGGACAAGTTCAGCTTCGAGTCTTCAAGCCTGTTGTTATGA
- a CDS encoding cobalamin-dependent protein (Presence of a B(12) (cobalamin)-binding domain implies dependence on cobalamin itself, in one of its several forms, or in some unusual lineages, dependence on a cobalamin-like analog.), producing MDEDETLVRAMGDLDEEGVIAGVERMLSAGTAPLHIVELCRKGFEIVGKRYENREYFLSGLIISDDIFSSVLDLLERSGCLRPREEEALCKVVLGAPLGDVHDIGKGIVGQLLRYSGFEVIDLGVNVRPAGFLEAAVESGARIVGISTLITVAYESLRETVLDFEREGLRDEVKIMLGGGAVSQRVCEYAGADAWSRDAADAVKYARAFTGKE from the coding sequence ATGGATGAGGACGAGACACTCGTAAGAGCCATGGGTGACCTGGACGAGGAGGGGGTGATCGCCGGCGTGGAGAGGATGCTCTCCGCGGGCACCGCTCCGCTGCACATCGTCGAGCTGTGCCGCAAGGGCTTCGAGATCGTGGGGAAGCGTTACGAGAACAGGGAGTACTTCCTCTCCGGCCTGATCATCTCGGACGACATCTTCAGCAGCGTCCTGGATCTCCTGGAGCGCTCCGGTTGCCTCCGTCCCCGCGAGGAAGAGGCGTTGTGCAAGGTGGTCCTGGGGGCTCCCCTGGGCGACGTGCACGACATCGGCAAGGGCATCGTCGGCCAGCTCCTGCGCTATTCCGGCTTCGAGGTCATCGACCTCGGCGTCAACGTCAGGCCGGCCGGGTTCCTGGAGGCGGCCGTGGAGAGCGGCGCGAGGATAGTGGGGATAAGCACGCTTATCACCGTGGCCTACGAGTCCCTGCGCGAGACCGTGCTCGACTTCGAGCGCGAGGGCCTGCGGGACGAGGTGAAGATCATGCTGGGCGGCGGGGCGGTCTCGCAGCGGGTATGTGAGTACGCGGGCGCGGACGCCTGGAGCCGCGACGCCGCGGACGCGGTCAAATACGCCAGGGCTTTCACGGGAAAGGAGTGA
- a CDS encoding pyridoxamine 5'-phosphate oxidase family protein, which translates to MRKREKEITDPAVIEEVINRASVCRIAMCDGGKPYVVPMNFGYRDGRVYLHAAREGRKLDILRENNHVCFEVDVDHELETAGHSCGYDMRYRSVIAFGKAFLVEDDDEKRRGLDAIMEHYGEEGPHLYREKNLSLTQVIRIDIEEITAKANGY; encoded by the coding sequence ATGCGCAAAAGAGAAAAGGAGATAACGGACCCCGCTGTCATCGAGGAGGTCATCAACCGGGCGTCCGTCTGCCGCATCGCCATGTGCGACGGCGGCAAGCCTTATGTCGTGCCCATGAATTTCGGGTACCGGGACGGACGCGTCTACCTGCATGCGGCCCGCGAAGGAAGGAAGCTGGATATCCTGCGCGAGAACAACCACGTGTGTTTCGAGGTCGACGTGGACCACGAACTTGAGACCGCCGGCCATTCCTGCGGTTACGATATGAGGTACCGCAGCGTCATCGCCTTCGGGAAGGCCTTCCTGGTCGAAGACGATGATGAAAAAAGGCGCGGTCTGGACGCCATCATGGAGCATTACGGAGAAGAAGGCCCGCATCTCTACAGGGAGAAGAACCTCTCTCTCACCCAGGTCATCCGCATCGATATCGAGGAGATCACCGCCAAGGCCAACGGCTATTGA
- a CDS encoding ABC transporter permease, translating into MRKPAFLTVTKRVFRDLKNDRRSLALIVIAPIFVMFVFGLAFGGGVKNVKVVVVDLDQGAAMGGAGTVSLSEKIISNLDTEVMKLEFLDDRDAALAMVEDGDAYAAIIFPPDFTADAVSSMNGLAGEASATIELQLDKSNINVANAVTKAVADALAATVEQLGVKMPVTVDTVAVFGEGAEFMDFFVPGIMAFAVYMITTLLTLVTFVGERTSGTLQRMLATTLKERDIVLGYAGAFSLIGMGQALLLLLVGILVFDISVVGNVFLAFLVIALLAVVSQALGILLSSTARREAQAIQVLPFVVLPAFLLSGIFWPIEAIPAWLRSLSYLVPPTYAVDASRAVMLKGYGIGKIWIDIVALLAMAAIFLTLAVLSLRTRKD; encoded by the coding sequence ATGAGAAAGCCGGCTTTCCTCACCGTCACCAAGCGGGTCTTCCGGGACCTCAAGAACGACAGGCGCTCCCTCGCGCTCATCGTCATCGCCCCCATCTTCGTCATGTTCGTGTTCGGCCTGGCCTTCGGAGGCGGAGTGAAGAACGTCAAGGTGGTGGTGGTCGACCTCGACCAGGGCGCGGCCATGGGCGGCGCGGGCACCGTGTCCCTGTCCGAGAAGATCATCTCCAACCTCGATACCGAGGTCATGAAACTGGAATTCCTGGACGACCGCGACGCGGCGCTGGCGATGGTGGAGGACGGCGACGCATACGCGGCCATCATCTTTCCGCCCGACTTCACCGCCGACGCCGTCTCCAGCATGAACGGCCTGGCGGGGGAAGCGTCCGCCACCATCGAGCTGCAACTGGATAAGAGCAACATCAACGTGGCCAACGCCGTCACCAAGGCGGTGGCCGACGCCCTGGCCGCGACGGTCGAGCAATTGGGGGTGAAGATGCCGGTCACCGTAGACACCGTGGCGGTGTTCGGCGAGGGCGCCGAGTTCATGGACTTCTTCGTGCCCGGCATCATGGCCTTCGCGGTGTACATGATCACCACCCTGCTCACCCTGGTAACCTTCGTGGGGGAGAGGACCTCCGGCACCCTGCAGCGCATGCTGGCCACCACCCTGAAGGAGCGTGACATCGTGCTGGGCTACGCGGGCGCATTCAGCCTCATCGGCATGGGCCAGGCCCTGCTGCTGCTGCTCGTCGGCATCCTGGTCTTCGACATCTCCGTGGTGGGCAACGTCTTCCTGGCCTTCCTGGTCATCGCCCTTCTGGCCGTGGTCTCCCAGGCGCTGGGGATACTGCTCTCGAGCACGGCCAGGCGGGAGGCCCAGGCCATCCAGGTGCTGCCCTTCGTGGTCCTGCCCGCTTTCCTGCTCTCGGGGATCTTCTGGCCCATCGAGGCCATCCCCGCCTGGCTGCGGTCCCTGTCCTACCTGGTCCCCCCCACCTACGCGGTGGACGCTTCGCGCGCGGTCATGCTCAAGGGCTACGGCATCGGGAAGATCTGGATAGACATCGTGGCCCTGCTGGCCATGGCGGCGATATTCCTGACCCTGGCCGTCCTCTCCCTGAGGACCCGGAAGGACTGA